The Actinoplanes sp. N902-109 genomic interval TCGGCGCGAACAGCGGCTGGACCTCCAGCACCTCGCCGTCGTCGAGGACACGGACCAGGATCTCCCGCACGTCGTACGCCCGGCGCGGCGAGTCCGGGATCAGCGAGTCGAGGTCGAGGTCGGAGGTCGTCGGCTCGGCGGCGGTCCCGGCCCGCGGCACCGACGGCGGCTGCTCCCGGTTGTTGCCCGGCAGGTGACCCAGCAGCCTGCGGACGTAGTCGAGCGCGGCGGGCTCGTCGGCGGCGAGGTGGTGTGCCACACCGGTACGCGTGTTGTGCAGCCGTCCCCCGCCGAGATCCTCCAGGTCGATCTCCTGGCCGGTGGCCGCCCGGACGATGCCCGGTCCGGTGATGAACATGTGGCTGGTCCGGTCGACCATCACCGTGAAGTCGGTCAACGCCGGGGAGTAGACGGCACCGCCCGCACACGGACCCATGATCAGCGAGATCTGCGGTACGACACCGGAGGTCGCGACGTTACGCATGAAGATCTCGCCGTAGATGCGCAGCGCGACGACACCCTCCGGGATGCGTGCTCCCCCGCCGTCGTTGATGCCGACGATCGGGCAGCCGACCCGTACGGCCAGGTCCATCGCCTTGAGGATCTTCTCGCCGCCCACCTCGCCGACCGCACCGCCGAAGACCGTGGCGTCCTGGCTGTAGACCACGACCGGGCGGCCGCCGACCATGCCGGTGCCGGTGACCACCCCGTCGCCGGCCGGGCGCCGGGAGGCCATGCCGGTGGCGGCACTGCGGTGTGCCGCCAGGGCGTCGATCTCCACGAAGGAGCCCGGGTCGAGGAGCCCGGCGATGCGCTCGCGTGCCGTGCCGCGGCCGCGGGCACGCTGGCGGGTGACGGCCGCCGCGCCGCCGTTGCGCTCGGCTTCCGCCGTACGGTCGGACAGGTCCTTGAGCTTGCCGGCGGTGGTGTCCGGCGAGGCGTCCCGACTGTCCCCGGTCAGCACACCGGACCTCCCGCCACCTGGATGACCTGTCCCGAGACGAACGACGCCTGCT includes:
- a CDS encoding acyl-CoA carboxylase subunit beta — protein: MLTGDSRDASPDTTAGKLKDLSDRTAEAERNGGAAAVTRQRARGRGTARERIAGLLDPGSFVEIDALAAHRSAATGMASRRPAGDGVVTGTGMVGGRPVVVYSQDATVFGGAVGEVGGEKILKAMDLAVRVGCPIVGINDGGGARIPEGVVALRIYGEIFMRNVATSGVVPQISLIMGPCAGGAVYSPALTDFTVMVDRTSHMFITGPGIVRAATGQEIDLEDLGGGRLHNTRTGVAHHLAADEPAALDYVRRLLGHLPGNNREQPPSVPRAGTAAEPTTSDLDLDSLIPDSPRRAYDVREILVRVLDDGEVLEVQPLFAPNIVCGFGRVDGRSVGVVANQPARFAGALNIDAAEKAARFVRTCDAFNIPLVTFVDVPGFLPGTDQEWNGLIRRGAKLIYAYAEATVPKITVITRKAYGGAYGVMGSKHLGADVNLAWPTAQIAVTGAAGAVSVLNRVELAGLGEADRAARRAELEREYEQQVNPYQAAGRGYVDAVIPPSHTRGHVSRALRLLAGKRVATPDRKHGNIPL